A window of the Symbiobacterium terraclitae genome harbors these coding sequences:
- the argH gene encoding argininosuccinate lyase, translating to MTKLWGGRFTKSADKTAEGFTSSLSFDRRLYRQDIRGSIAHARMLAKQGIIPAEDADLIERGLREIEAEIEAGQFPFRQEYEDIHLNIEKRLIEKIGPAGGRLHTARSRNDQVVTDVHLWVKDEIDAVQRLISDLQGTLLDRAREQMGVIMPGYTHLQRAQPVLLSHHLMAYFWMLERDYGRLADARKRADLSPLGAGAMAGTTFPIDREFTAAELGFAGVYPNSMDAVSDRDFIIEFVAAAAICQMHLSRLAEELVNWSSTEFGFVEMDDAYATGSSIMPQKKNPDVAELVRGKTGRVYGDLMALLTVLKGIPLTYHSDLQEDKERLFDAVDTLKACLTVMTGMLATVKFNRERMAQAVRQDFSNATDMADYLAKKGMPFREAHEVVGRAVLYCIERGKFLADCTMAEFKAFSDLFEEDIYQAIAPETCVNLRTSQGGTAPAEVEKQLALAAGILAARVG from the coding sequence ATGACCAAGCTCTGGGGAGGGCGCTTCACCAAGTCAGCCGACAAGACCGCCGAGGGGTTCACCTCCTCGCTGTCCTTCGACCGCCGGCTCTACAGGCAGGACATCCGGGGCTCGATCGCGCACGCCCGGATGCTGGCGAAGCAGGGGATCATCCCGGCGGAGGACGCGGACCTCATCGAACGGGGGCTGCGGGAGATCGAGGCCGAGATCGAGGCGGGCCAGTTCCCCTTCCGCCAGGAGTACGAGGACATCCATCTGAACATCGAGAAGCGGCTGATCGAGAAGATCGGCCCGGCGGGGGGACGGCTGCACACGGCCCGCAGCCGGAACGACCAGGTGGTCACGGACGTGCACCTGTGGGTGAAGGACGAAATCGACGCGGTGCAGCGGCTGATCAGCGACCTGCAGGGAACCCTCCTGGACCGGGCCCGGGAGCAGATGGGCGTCATCATGCCGGGATACACCCACCTGCAGCGGGCGCAGCCGGTTCTGCTCTCGCACCACCTCATGGCCTACTTCTGGATGCTGGAGCGGGACTACGGCCGCCTCGCCGACGCCCGCAAGCGCGCTGACCTCTCGCCGCTGGGCGCAGGGGCGATGGCTGGCACGACCTTCCCCATCGACCGGGAGTTCACGGCGGCGGAGCTGGGCTTCGCCGGCGTCTACCCCAACTCGATGGACGCGGTGAGCGACCGGGACTTCATCATCGAGTTCGTGGCGGCCGCGGCCATCTGCCAGATGCACCTCTCCAGGCTGGCGGAGGAGCTGGTCAACTGGTCCTCCACCGAGTTCGGCTTCGTGGAGATGGACGACGCCTACGCCACCGGCTCGTCCATCATGCCGCAGAAGAAGAACCCCGACGTCGCCGAGCTCGTGCGGGGCAAGACGGGCCGGGTCTACGGCGACCTGATGGCCCTGCTGACGGTGCTGAAGGGGATCCCCCTCACGTATCACAGCGACCTGCAGGAGGACAAGGAGCGGCTCTTTGACGCCGTGGACACCCTGAAGGCCTGCCTGACGGTGATGACGGGCATGCTGGCCACGGTGAAGTTCAACCGGGAGCGGATGGCCCAGGCGGTGCGGCAGGACTTCTCCAACGCCACCGACATGGCCGACTACCTGGCGAAGAAGGGCATGCCCTTCCGCGAGGCCCACGAGGTGGTGGGCCGGGCGGTGCTCTACTGCATCGAGCGGGGCAAGTTCCTGGCCGACTGCACCATGGCGGAGTTCAAGGCGTTCTCGGACCTGTTCGAGGAGGACATCTACCAGGCCATCGCCCCCGAGACCTGCGTCAACCTGCGCACCTCGCAGGGGGGCACTGCCCCCGCCGAGGTGGAGAAGCAGCTGGCGCTGGCGGCGGGGATCCTCGCGGCGCGCGTGGGCTAA